One segment of Acidimicrobiia bacterium DNA contains the following:
- a CDS encoding ABC transporter permease, producing MSSRTFQRIRGSFLRQFYVTLHSPFRNFEMFFWPLVDVVLWGFLTVYLRNLSPDLAVAASFLLGGMLLWDIMFRGKLAIGIAILEESWSRNVLNVLATPLSSAEYLAGATVFGFLKVGVGWGLIAFVAWAAYSFNVTTLGVALLPFVASLLVTALVLGLMTIVLVLRLGKGAEVLAWGLAFIFMPISAVFFPVSVLPRPLVAAARFWPASYIFEGMRQVLAGGPLRWDWVGISLALNGIYLLVMVWVAKRSLDAFARKGYITRYL from the coding sequence GTGAGCAGTAGGACATTTCAGCGAATTCGGGGGTCTTTTTTAAGGCAGTTCTACGTGACCTTACATTCTCCTTTCCGAAACTTCGAGATGTTTTTCTGGCCTCTAGTGGATGTAGTGCTTTGGGGCTTTCTCACGGTCTATCTCAGAAATCTTTCCCCAGACCTTGCTGTTGCCGCCTCGTTTCTTCTCGGGGGAATGCTTCTTTGGGACATCATGTTCAGAGGCAAACTCGCCATAGGGATCGCGATACTAGAAGAATCTTGGAGCCGTAACGTTCTCAACGTGTTGGCGACTCCACTAAGCTCGGCTGAGTACCTCGCTGGTGCGACCGTATTTGGCTTCTTAAAAGTCGGCGTGGGCTGGGGCCTTATTGCGTTCGTAGCATGGGCTGCGTACTCTTTCAACGTGACCACATTGGGGGTGGCACTGCTTCCTTTTGTCGCTAGCCTGCTTGTCACTGCGCTAGTTCTCGGGCTGATGACGATTGTCCTTGTCCTAAGACTCGGAAAGGGGGCCGAGGTACTCGCTTGGGGGTTAGCTTTCATTTTCATGCCTATCTCGGCAGTGTTTTTCCCCGTATCTGTTTTACCTAGGCCTCTGGTCGCGGCGGCCCGCTTCTGGCCGGCCTCCTACATATTCGAGGGTATGAGGCAAGTTTTGGCGGGTGGCCCGCTCCGATGGGATTGGGTAGGGATCTCTCTGGCGCTAAATGGCATATACCTTTTGGTAATGGTGTGGGTTGCAAAGAGGAGCTTGGATGCTTTTGCACGCAAGGGATACATAACGCGATACCTATGA